One window from the genome of Paramisgurnus dabryanus chromosome 22, PD_genome_1.1, whole genome shotgun sequence encodes:
- the lztfl1 gene encoding leucine zipper transcription factor-like protein 1 isoform X1, with translation MADFGFNEHHQNEVINYMRFARSKQALRLKTIDSCFQDLKDSRLVEETYTVDEVAEMLDGLQVLVRGEVEMELINTAHTNVLLLRQLFSQAEKFYLRLQTDISELENRELLEQVAEFEKTDFKPNSKVNQEISKPKLAPLNEGGVSELLQKEISRLQGDNEKLKARLKTLESQAMSALDDKSKAERALKDLQKTQVDQQSAMHTQEIANLEDTVAAMQADFEKTLNANAASQKDLHENLVSAKHDLLRIQEQLALAEKELEKKFQQTAAYRNMKEILTKKNEQIKDLRKRLQRYESDD, from the exons GCTGATTTTGGGTTTAATGAGCACCATCAGAATGAGGTGATCAACTACATGCGTTTTGCCCGATCTAAACAGGCACTGAGACTGAAGACAATCGACTCCTGTTTCCAAGACCTGAAGGACAGCAG GCTTGTAGAGGAGACGTATACAGTGGACGAGGTGGCTGAAATGCTGGATGGGCTTCAGGTGCTGGTACGTGGAGAAGTGGAGATGGAGCTCATAAACACAGCTCACACCAACGTGCTGCTGTTGCGACAGCTGTTTTCCCAGGCTGAGAAGTTTTACCTGAGACTGCAGACGGACATCTCTGAACTGGAGAACAG aGAGTTACTGGAACAAGTAGCTGAGTTTGAGAAGACTGATTTCAAACCCAACAGCAAG GTAAATCAAGAGATCAGTAAGCCAAAATTAGCACCGCTAAATGAAGGTGGTGTATCTGAACTACTTCAGAAG GAGATTTCCAGATTACAAGGGGATAATGAGAAATTGAAAGCTAGACTCAAAACATTGGAGTCTCAG gcCATGAGTGCTCTAGATGACAAATCTAAAGCAGAAAGAGCCTTGAAAGATCTTCAGAAGACCCAAGTTGATCAGCAG TCTGCAATGCACACTCAGGAGATCGCAAATCTAGAAGACACAGTAGCAGCAATGCAGGCCGACTTTGAGAAGACCCTGAATGCCAACGCTGCTTCTCAGAAGGACCTGCATGAAAACCTAGTATCTGCTAAACATGATCTGCTCCGCATCCAAGAGCAACTAGCCTTAGCTGAGAAG GAACTGGAGAAGAAATTTCAGCAGACCGCTGCTTACCGTAACATGAAAGAAATTCTCACTAAAAAGAATGAACAGATTAAGGACCTTAGGAAAAGATTACAGAG ATATGAATCAGATGATTGA
- the lztfl1 gene encoding leucine zipper transcription factor-like protein 1 isoform X2, which yields MADFGFNEHHQNEVINYMRFARSKQALRLKTIDSCFQDLKDSRLVEETYTVDEVAEMLDGLQVLVRGEVEMELINTAHTNVLLLRQLFSQAEKFYLRLQTDISELENRELLEQVAEFEKTDFKPNSKVNQEISKPKLAPLNEGGVSELLQKEISRLQGDNEKLKARLKTLESQAMSALDDKSKAERALKDLQKTQVDQQEIANLEDTVAAMQADFEKTLNANAASQKDLHENLVSAKHDLLRIQEQLALAEKELEKKFQQTAAYRNMKEILTKKNEQIKDLRKRLQRYESDD from the exons GCTGATTTTGGGTTTAATGAGCACCATCAGAATGAGGTGATCAACTACATGCGTTTTGCCCGATCTAAACAGGCACTGAGACTGAAGACAATCGACTCCTGTTTCCAAGACCTGAAGGACAGCAG GCTTGTAGAGGAGACGTATACAGTGGACGAGGTGGCTGAAATGCTGGATGGGCTTCAGGTGCTGGTACGTGGAGAAGTGGAGATGGAGCTCATAAACACAGCTCACACCAACGTGCTGCTGTTGCGACAGCTGTTTTCCCAGGCTGAGAAGTTTTACCTGAGACTGCAGACGGACATCTCTGAACTGGAGAACAG aGAGTTACTGGAACAAGTAGCTGAGTTTGAGAAGACTGATTTCAAACCCAACAGCAAG GTAAATCAAGAGATCAGTAAGCCAAAATTAGCACCGCTAAATGAAGGTGGTGTATCTGAACTACTTCAGAAG GAGATTTCCAGATTACAAGGGGATAATGAGAAATTGAAAGCTAGACTCAAAACATTGGAGTCTCAG gcCATGAGTGCTCTAGATGACAAATCTAAAGCAGAAAGAGCCTTGAAAGATCTTCAGAAGACCCAAGTTGATCAGCAG GAGATCGCAAATCTAGAAGACACAGTAGCAGCAATGCAGGCCGACTTTGAGAAGACCCTGAATGCCAACGCTGCTTCTCAGAAGGACCTGCATGAAAACCTAGTATCTGCTAAACATGATCTGCTCCGCATCCAAGAGCAACTAGCCTTAGCTGAGAAG GAACTGGAGAAGAAATTTCAGCAGACCGCTGCTTACCGTAACATGAAAGAAATTCTCACTAAAAAGAATGAACAGATTAAGGACCTTAGGAAAAGATTACAGAG ATATGAATCAGATGATTGA